A genomic segment from Nitrospira lenta encodes:
- a CDS encoding DUF3386 family protein: MSMHTAPQSTVADDPKAREVMRQAFEKTARWPKDFNGFTADLTVNINGKVTTGPVMVKGPREVSVQLGDAEVQKWAQEQLGMIAVHRGPRSFEESDGKYSLTMEEDGHPFGTKLDIHGSNSFYRIKDNRITQINRKMAHPGMTPFAFSINVEESSITQDQKNLTTKYTVYYYSPTDGKLNNVESFTDTHVRVGAADLPATRRIIAFENGQVIVKNLTFANHKLL; this comes from the coding sequence ATGTCCATGCATACCGCCCCGCAATCCACCGTCGCAGACGATCCAAAAGCCCGTGAGGTCATGCGGCAGGCATTCGAAAAGACCGCCCGTTGGCCGAAAGATTTTAACGGCTTCACCGCCGATCTCACCGTCAATATTAACGGGAAGGTGACCACCGGTCCCGTCATGGTAAAGGGCCCCCGTGAGGTATCAGTGCAACTCGGAGACGCCGAGGTACAGAAATGGGCCCAGGAACAGCTTGGGATGATCGCCGTCCACCGCGGCCCTCGGAGCTTTGAGGAATCAGACGGCAAGTATTCCCTGACCATGGAAGAAGACGGCCACCCGTTCGGCACCAAGCTCGACATCCACGGGTCGAACTCCTTCTATCGGATCAAGGACAACCGCATCACCCAGATTAACCGCAAAATGGCCCATCCTGGCATGACCCCGTTTGCCTTCTCGATCAATGTCGAAGAAAGCTCCATCACGCAGGACCAGAAGAATCTGACCACCAAATACACCGTCTATTACTATTCCCCGACCGACGGCAAGTTGAACAACGTCGAGAGCTTCACCGACACGCATGTCCGCGTGGGAGCGGCCGATCTGCCCGCCACCCGCCGCATCATTGCATTTGAGAACGGCCAGGTCATCGTGAAGAACCTGACCTTCGCTAATCACAAGCTGCTCTAG
- a CDS encoding DUF5069 domain-containing protein, producing the protein MDLRTSFPRSMRIKLEGYVHLARMLDKCRAVLAGTEGEYIYPCPMDERLLEFAGITSEQFTAAVNTNPADAGVAAWFRQTATPHPTAELEKWNEKLLARGPSSPESLKKFKKYRDAVDPSRTDLTAWSDLQDLEEGRGVPQRQVVA; encoded by the coding sequence ATGGACCTCAGAACCTCATTCCCACGAAGCATGCGGATCAAGCTGGAGGGCTACGTTCATCTCGCGCGCATGCTCGACAAGTGCCGCGCCGTTCTCGCCGGCACCGAAGGCGAATATATCTATCCCTGCCCGATGGACGAACGGCTGTTGGAGTTCGCCGGGATCACCAGCGAGCAATTCACCGCGGCCGTAAACACGAATCCGGCAGATGCAGGAGTCGCCGCCTGGTTTCGGCAGACGGCGACACCGCATCCGACAGCTGAATTGGAGAAATGGAATGAGAAGCTGTTGGCGCGCGGCCCGAGCTCTCCGGAGAGTCTGAAGAAGTTCAAGAAATACCGCGACGCCGTCGATCCGTCGAGGACCGATCTGACCGCTTGGTCCGATCTGCAGGATCTGGAGGAAGGACGAGGCGTACCGCAACGACAGGTGGTCGCGTAA
- a CDS encoding TPM domain-containing protein, whose translation MIGRLKTLVFSMAILSVLLLVVIGAAEAALYDRPKERAPLPGPMGYVSDHAGVLDAEWKERIRSVCQDLERKTGVEMVVVTVPSIKPFLSANEYAAALYGKWGIGSAQQEHGVMVLVSVEERQAAMTLGRQMLPIITPTIMTDVGGGTLLPAIQLGHFGEGLYRTVVALATPAQEVRVGTLPKHHFKGVGFWITLFTSLGAMSFFWWISRPDLRHPYRRIQRGEYWGTGQGGFGGNWGGFGGGTSGEGYK comes from the coding sequence GTGATCGGCCGGCTGAAAACACTCGTTTTTTCGATGGCGATATTGAGCGTGCTGCTGCTTGTTGTGATCGGAGCGGCGGAAGCGGCTCTCTATGATCGTCCGAAGGAACGCGCGCCCTTGCCCGGACCGATGGGGTACGTCAGCGATCACGCCGGCGTACTGGATGCGGAGTGGAAAGAACGGATTCGTTCTGTCTGTCAGGACCTCGAACGAAAGACCGGAGTGGAGATGGTCGTGGTCACGGTGCCGTCGATCAAGCCGTTTCTCTCAGCCAACGAATATGCGGCGGCCCTCTATGGGAAATGGGGGATCGGCTCGGCGCAGCAGGAACATGGAGTGATGGTGCTGGTCTCCGTGGAAGAGCGGCAGGCGGCGATGACGTTGGGGCGCCAGATGCTCCCCATTATCACACCGACGATCATGACCGACGTCGGCGGCGGCACGTTGCTTCCCGCGATTCAGTTGGGGCACTTCGGTGAAGGCTTGTACCGGACCGTGGTCGCGCTCGCGACGCCGGCTCAAGAGGTGCGGGTTGGGACGTTGCCTAAGCACCATTTCAAAGGTGTCGGGTTCTGGATCACCCTCTTCACCAGCCTGGGGGCGATGTCCTTTTTCTGGTGGATCAGCCGCCCGGACCTGCGACATCCCTATCGGCGCATTCAACGTGGCGAGTATTGGGGCACAGGGCAGGGTGGTTTCGGCGGCAACTGGGGCGGGTTCGGCGGGGGAACGAGCGGGGAAGGCTACAAGTAG
- a CDS encoding FAD-dependent monooxygenase, whose translation MAGTIVDTDIAVVGAGGGGAVLALALAQQGIKTIVLEQALGPPQGLRGEILQPNGQQVLDRLGLLNKLPTDSTRPIRKFHFCRVGGERLCTIDYGELPAPYNHAVVTLPNVVHHAILDAIQAESSVSLWYGASFVSLVHEGTQVSGLTATRGGEEVTVRAKVVVGADGAFSKVRQALQIPAEVHLYPQGYLIAILDSPLPITEAKYYVGKKTILGLFPAAGGKVYCFYMIPTGTYDQTKAQGLPALQEAWTAIDSTLKPLFLQLKDWSQTAFMPTGRVRTPTWVADGAVLIGDAAHAMNPHASQGRMQAMVDAMTLADLLPKCLAERNFSAARLKVYEDARRPQVTMLQRLADEQVLFWNTANPVIGFLRNRVFRTLDRNARLRYRVLSTTAGLRQSAPFSMVDRVMAAGFLPDPFARNTAAGMARLHDGR comes from the coding sequence GTGGCAGGGACTATCGTCGACACAGACATTGCGGTGGTCGGGGCGGGAGGCGGAGGGGCCGTCTTGGCGCTCGCGCTGGCGCAGCAGGGGATCAAGACGATCGTTCTGGAGCAGGCCTTAGGTCCGCCGCAGGGGCTACGTGGAGAAATTCTTCAGCCGAATGGCCAACAGGTCTTAGATCGGCTGGGATTGCTCAACAAGTTGCCGACGGACTCGACTAGGCCGATCCGCAAGTTTCATTTCTGCCGAGTGGGTGGCGAACGGTTGTGCACGATCGACTATGGAGAATTGCCCGCGCCATACAATCATGCCGTCGTGACGTTGCCGAACGTGGTGCACCATGCGATTCTTGATGCCATTCAGGCGGAATCTTCGGTCTCACTCTGGTATGGAGCCAGCTTTGTGAGTTTGGTGCATGAGGGGACGCAGGTGAGCGGTCTGACCGCCACGCGCGGCGGTGAAGAGGTGACCGTTCGTGCGAAGGTGGTCGTCGGGGCCGATGGCGCGTTTTCCAAGGTTCGGCAGGCTCTGCAGATTCCGGCGGAGGTGCATCTCTATCCGCAGGGGTATCTGATCGCGATCTTGGATTCTCCGCTGCCGATCACCGAGGCCAAGTATTATGTCGGCAAAAAAACGATTCTCGGACTCTTTCCCGCGGCGGGCGGCAAGGTCTATTGCTTCTATATGATTCCAACGGGTACCTATGATCAGACTAAGGCGCAGGGCCTTCCGGCTTTGCAGGAGGCCTGGACGGCCATCGATTCCACGCTCAAGCCGCTGTTCCTGCAATTGAAGGATTGGAGCCAGACGGCGTTCATGCCGACCGGGCGCGTACGGACACCGACCTGGGTGGCGGACGGTGCAGTGTTGATCGGCGATGCGGCCCATGCGATGAACCCGCACGCGTCGCAAGGCCGCATGCAAGCGATGGTCGACGCGATGACGCTCGCGGACCTATTGCCGAAGTGTCTGGCTGAGCGGAATTTCTCGGCGGCGAGATTGAAAGTGTACGAGGATGCCCGGCGGCCTCAGGTGACGATGTTGCAACGATTGGCGGATGAACAGGTCCTGTTTTGGAACACGGCGAATCCCGTCATCGGGTTCCTGCGTAACCGGGTCTTCCGCACGCTGGATCGGAATGCACGGCTGCGGTATCGCGTCTTGTCCACCACCGCGGGTCTGCGGCAATCGGCGCCGTTTTCAATGGTCGATCGAGTCATGGCAGCAGGATTTCTTCCGGATCCGTTTGCCCGGAATACGGCAGCAGGAATGGCGAGGTTACACGATGGCAGGTAG
- a CDS encoding phospholipase D-like domain-containing protein: MVIDDEINASGSMNHTGSGNRYNDERLDVIRDHAITAQAREKFLTMWNDQQRYHLWKP, from the coding sequence GTGGTGATCGATGATGAGATCAACGCTTCCGGATCGATGAACCATACCGGCAGCGGGAATCGTTACAACGACGAGCGGCTGGATGTGATACGAGATCACGCGATTACGGCTCAGGCGAGAGAGAAGTTTTTGACGATGTGGAACGATCAGCAGCGCTACCATCTCTGGAAACCATAA
- a CDS encoding phospholipase D-like domain-containing protein translates to MIGSADATSIEVFYAPEDEPLTKLSKIYEQASRYIYVAVYGLTSPLAVKGLVEAKKRGLDVRVITDRQRLDDQKQRTAVETLHLAGIPILVNQHAGGDR, encoded by the coding sequence GTGATCGGTTCAGCCGATGCCACCAGTATCGAGGTGTTCTATGCTCCAGAAGACGAGCCGCTGACAAAACTGTCGAAGATCTACGAGCAAGCCTCACGCTATATTTACGTGGCCGTGTATGGGCTGACCTCGCCGTTGGCCGTGAAAGGCCTGGTTGAGGCGAAGAAGCGCGGCCTTGACGTGCGTGTGATTACAGATCGGCAGAGGCTCGACGATCAAAAGCAACGGACCGCCGTCGAGACCTTGCACCTGGCCGGCATTCCCATTCTGGTCAATCAACACGCAGGTGGTGATCGATGA
- the thiS gene encoding sulfur carrier protein ThiS codes for MQVKVNGKSEDIQSGSVLDLLTLKKIDPQMVAVEVNDKMIEREHLATTTLKEGDLVEFLFYMGGGR; via the coding sequence ATGCAGGTCAAGGTCAATGGGAAATCCGAGGACATCCAGAGCGGCAGCGTCCTCGATTTGCTCACACTCAAGAAGATCGATCCGCAGATGGTTGCGGTCGAGGTCAATGACAAAATGATCGAACGGGAACATCTCGCCACCACCACCCTCAAAGAGGGCGATCTGGTCGAATTCCTCTTTTACATGGGAGGAGGCCGGTGA
- the cysK gene encoding cysteine synthase A, whose protein sequence is MMMHKEITELIGKTPLVRLNRLSKPGSATIYGKVEFFNPGGSVKDRICLNMINEAERQGKLKPGGTIVEPTSGNTGIGLALVSAVRGYKLILVMPESMSMERASLLSSYGAQLVLTPAWEGMKGSIKEAESILAQNPSYFMPDQFSNPANPAMHRMTTAPEILDALDGKIDAFVAAVGTGGTITGCGELFKEKNPNVLVVAVEPAGSPVLSGGDPGPHKIQGIGAGFIPKVLNRKILDRVITVTDDEAYQTAKQLSKKEGLLVGISAGANVFAAQKVAEELGPGKNVVTILCDTGERYISIEKYFNI, encoded by the coding sequence ATGATGATGCATAAAGAAATTACCGAATTGATCGGCAAGACTCCGCTTGTCCGCTTGAACCGGCTGTCCAAGCCTGGTTCAGCGACGATCTACGGCAAGGTGGAGTTTTTCAATCCGGGCGGCAGCGTCAAGGATCGCATCTGCCTGAATATGATCAATGAGGCAGAGCGACAGGGTAAGCTGAAGCCGGGCGGCACTATTGTGGAACCGACCAGCGGCAATACCGGCATCGGCCTGGCGCTGGTCTCAGCCGTGCGCGGCTATAAGCTCATCCTCGTCATGCCGGAAAGCATGAGCATGGAACGGGCGAGCCTGCTGTCCTCCTACGGCGCACAGCTGGTCCTGACTCCCGCGTGGGAAGGGATGAAAGGGTCGATTAAGGAAGCCGAAAGCATCCTCGCTCAGAATCCGAGCTATTTTATGCCGGATCAGTTTTCGAATCCGGCAAATCCGGCAATGCACCGGATGACGACGGCTCCTGAAATTTTGGATGCGCTGGATGGAAAGATCGACGCGTTCGTCGCGGCAGTCGGTACGGGCGGGACGATTACAGGCTGCGGAGAGCTGTTCAAGGAAAAGAACCCGAACGTGCTGGTGGTCGCCGTAGAACCGGCCGGCTCACCCGTGCTATCAGGCGGCGATCCTGGCCCCCACAAGATCCAAGGCATCGGAGCCGGGTTCATTCCCAAAGTCCTGAACCGGAAGATCCTCGACCGCGTGATTACCGTGACCGACGATGAGGCCTATCAAACGGCCAAGCAACTGTCGAAGAAAGAAGGCCTATTGGTCGGCATTTCTGCCGGAGCAAACGTGTTTGCCGCACAGAAAGTCGCCGAAGAGCTTGG